From Rudanella lutea DSM 19387, a single genomic window includes:
- a CDS encoding thymidylate synthase, producing the protein MQQYHDLLRHILANGTRKTDRTGTGTISVFGYQMRFDLREGFPLLTTKKVHTKSIIHELLWFIKGDTNIKYLKDNGVSIWDEWADENGDLGPVYGKQWRSWAATDGRVIDQLQDVLNQLKRSPDSRRMMVSAWNPPDVPNMALPPCHALFQFYVADGKLSCQLYQRSADVFLGVPFNIASYALLTMMVAQECGYEAHEFIWTGGDTHLYLNHLEQVETQLARDFRPLPTMRLNPDVPSIFDFTYADFTLENYNPHPAIKAPVAI; encoded by the coding sequence TATCACGATCTGCTGCGGCATATTCTCGCCAACGGCACACGCAAAACTGACCGGACTGGCACTGGTACCATCAGCGTTTTTGGGTATCAGATGCGGTTCGACCTACGCGAGGGCTTCCCCCTGCTGACCACCAAAAAAGTCCATACCAAGTCGATTATTCACGAATTGCTGTGGTTTATCAAGGGCGACACAAACATTAAGTACCTGAAAGACAACGGCGTCAGTATCTGGGACGAATGGGCTGATGAAAACGGCGACCTCGGCCCTGTTTACGGCAAACAGTGGCGGAGTTGGGCGGCTACAGACGGTCGGGTGATTGATCAATTGCAGGACGTACTGAATCAATTAAAACGCTCGCCCGATTCGCGCCGGATGATGGTTTCGGCCTGGAATCCCCCCGATGTGCCCAACATGGCCCTCCCCCCCTGCCATGCCCTTTTTCAGTTTTATGTGGCCGATGGCAAGCTTTCGTGCCAGTTGTATCAGCGCAGTGCCGACGTGTTTCTGGGTGTGCCGTTCAACATTGCCTCATACGCGCTGCTCACCATGATGGTAGCGCAGGAATGCGGCTATGAAGCCCATGAGTTTATCTGGACCGGGGGCGACACGCACCTGTACCTGAATCACTTAGAGCAGGTAGAAACACAGCTTGCCCGCGATTTTCGACCATTGCCCACCATGCGCCTGAACCCGGATGTGCCGTCGATTTTTGATTTTACGTACGCCGATTTTACCCTCGAAAACTACAATCCGCACCCTGCCATCAAGGCACCGGTAGCTATTTAA